A region from the Ptychodera flava strain L36383 chromosome 12, AS_Pfla_20210202, whole genome shotgun sequence genome encodes:
- the LOC139145155 gene encoding stromelysin-3-like: MATFELLAIFITAIIFCTWDAHRVLAAPVADHPPPAPMRPIESLGDAMQFLDHYGYADVQPNALMTELKLREGIRKFQRFARLNETGELDEPTIEKMNASRCGMPDFETEADDSGRKKRYYAPTKWLKTDLTYSISQYTTDLPEWIVDREIAAAFKLWSDETPLRFTKVDKSVKADINISFPAPYIPHYDGPFFTSSFDGPGKVLAHAFYPSSYGDIAGDAHFDDGESWTYESYSGVNLYIVAAHEFGHSLGLGHSEVFGALMYPYHTGYKPDFQLHADDIAGIQYLYGSKPEEPETTVAPRPDPTPKPNPNPNPNPNPAFCPRSLDAITETKDGNTYAFKGEIYWRLTDGHVDAGYPKLIKDYWSGLKGNFDAVVTASNYWFWRMSGMQGKTWFLKGSLVWRFENNIMDPGYPKRITDEFHGLPDNIEGAFEFDGNGQTYFFKDGYFYMINWRMDVVGPFYIDHWMGIPNKIDAVLQASDRYVYFFKGGQYYKFEHDTFRTLPGYPRTIGDGFVQCNSALVSDGDSHQERPGIVVGDGGMVELEEDGGNLMPGDENSGFSLVPSVFLVVITLLVQF; encoded by the exons ATGGCAACGTTTGAACTGCTAGCAATTTTCATCACTGCAATAATCTTTTGCACATGGGACGCTCATCGAGTATTGGCAGCGCCGGTCGCTGACCATCCACCACCCGCACCCATGCGACCCATTGAAAGCCTCGGCGATGCAATG CAATTTCTCGATCACTATGGCTACGCTGACGTGCAACCAAACGCTCTGATGACCGAACTGAAGCTGAGAGAAGGCATTCGAAAATTTCAACGATTTGCAAGATTGAACGAAACAG GTGAATTAGACGAACCGACAATAGAAAAGATGAACGCGTCCCGTTGCGGTATGCCAGACTTCGAAACCGAAGCAGATGACAGCGGACGTAAAAAGCGCTATTACGCGCCAACCAAATGGCTTAAGACCGACCTCACGTACTCAATCTCCCAGTACACTACCGATCTTCCAGAATGGATCGTGGATAGAGAAATTGCAGCTGCGTTTAAG TTGTGGTCAGATGAAACTCCACTCAGGTTCACAAAGGTCGATAAAAGTGTAAAGGCCGACATCAACATTTCGTTTCCCGCGCCATACATACCTCACTACGACGGCCCGTTCTTCACGTCCAGCTTCGATGGACCCGGCAAAGTTTTAGCGCATGCGTTCTATCCAAGCTCGTATGGTGACATAGCCGGAGATGCCCACTTTGACGACGGTGAAAGTTGGACTTATGAATCATATTCAG gCGTAAACCTGTACATTGTTGCTGCTCACGAATTCGGTCACAGCCTCGGTTTGGGACACAGTGAAGTGTTCGGCGCCCTCATGTATCCATACCACACCGGATACAAACCAGATTTCCAACTTCACGCAGACGACATCGCCGGTATTCAGTACCTGTACG GATCAAAACCCGAAGAACCCGAAACAACCGTGGCTCCCAGACCAGACCCGACTCCAAAGCCAAATCCAAACCCCAATCCCAATCCAAATCCTGCATTTTGTCCAAGAAGCCTCGATGCCATCACAGAGACAAAGGACGGTAATACTTATGCATTCAAAG GTGAAATCTACTGGCGATTGACCGACGGCCACGTTGACGCCGGATACCCGAAACTTATCAAAGACTACTGGAGTGGCCTGAAGGGTAATTTCGATGCTGTGGTAACCGCCTCCAACTACTGGTTTTGGCGTATGAGCGGCATGCAAGGAAAAACATGGTTCTTAAAG GGCAGTCTGGTCTGGCGTTTTGAGAACAACATCATGGACCCTGGATATCCGAAGCGTATCACCGACGAGTTCCATGGTCTGCCAGACAACATTGAGGGCGCTTTTGAGTTTGATGGTAACGGACAGACGTACTTCTTCAAAG ATGGCTACTTCTACATGATAAACTGGAGAATGGACGTTGTTGGACCATTTTACATTGATCACTGGATGGGCATTCCAAACAAAATCGACGCCGTGCTCCAGGCAAGCGACCGCTACGTCTACTTCTTCAAGGGCGGCCAGTACTACAAGTTCGAACACGACACTTTCAGAACCCTGCCCGGCTACCCGCGCACCATCGGTGACGGCTTCGTCCAGTGCAACAGCGCCCTCGTTAGTGACGGCGACTCGCACCAAGAGCGGCCTGGCATTGTTGTCGGCGATGGCGGTATGGTAGAGCTCGAAGAGGACGGGGGAAATTTGATGCCCGGAGACGAAAATTCCGGTTTCAGCCTCGTCCCGAGTGTCTTTCTGGTTGTCATCACTCTGCTTGTACAGTTTTAA
- the LOC139145160 gene encoding protein SPEC3-like, whose product MAFADSGSTHTTTASFDPVSESSNETSSIPNSTYVTTNQIENTPPQNQPTNLTISTSYIPMPETVLTTQATKPDSQTHRNEQGFSQQQVGSPPSYSDLRTEQHVQVIGYTVNQTVNVRHPEPNPLYGLLPTLHISVAIICCVINIILPGIGSIVAAFAALTCCARADSASSRAAVLCVNFWCGILQLTLSVILVGWVWSIAWGFIFIGMSTEFKAPPISVNVQETIQPVMAPATAEFHLQDPPPAYHTTMSTFPQQQQQHLHQVSKTTRQILTLERITQKCRILIRIRNVQSYFQF is encoded by the exons ATGGCGTTTGCTGACAGCGGCAGCACACACACAACTACAGCTAGTTTCGACCCTGTTAGTGAAAGCTCAAATGAGACCAGTAGCATCCCGAATTCTACATACGTGACGACGAACCAGATAGAGAACACACCACCGCAGAACCAACCCACCAACTTAACGATTTCGACAAGCTATATACCGATGCCCGAAACTGTCCTTACCACTCAGGCGACTAAGCCAGACTCTCAAACGCACAGGAACGAACAGGGATTTTCACAGCAACAAGTGGGATCACCGCCAAGTTACTCCGACCTACGCACAGAGCAACACGTACAAGTGATCGGTTACACTGTCAACCAGACGGTCAACGTAAGACATCCTGAACCAAACCCACTGTACGGACTTCTACCAACGTTACATATATCAGTAGCCATCATCTGCTGTGTCATCAATATCATCCTACCTGGTATAG GGTCCATAGTGGCCGCCTTCGCTGCCCTGACATGCTGTGCTCGTGCAGACTCCGCGTCGTCTCGTGCCGCCGTCCTCTGCGTTAACTTCTGGTGTGGAATATTGCAATTGACCCTGTCTGTCATTCTAGTGGGCTGGGTGTGGAGTATAGCCTGGGGATTCATCTTCATTGGAATGTCAA CTGAATTTAAAGCACCTCCAATCTCTGTCAACGTGCAAGAGACGATCCAACCAGTGATGGCGCCGGCAACGGCCGAATTTCACCTACAGGACCCTCCACCGGCATACCACACGACCATGTCAACTTTCccgcagcagcagcagcagcaccTCCACCAGGTCTCCAAGACAACTCGTCAAATTTTAACACTCGAGCGAATAACTCAAAAATGTAGAATCCTGATACGTATTCGTaatgttcaatcatattttcAGTTTTGA